The Paenibacillus sp. FSL W8-0426 region CACCTTCTTTTTCGACAATAGAATGTAGTCCTGGCCTGTCGGAAACTGGATCCGAACATCAATGATATCACCCTGGGCCAACGACGAAGGCAGCAGAACAACTTGAAGCTCCCGGTTCCTTAAATCCGGAGGAGCAGGCGTATCTTCGTAAACCATTTCCGTCGTAATGGCTGTTCCTTTTTTAAGCTCGATCTTGGCTCGCTGATCTTCGGGTTGTTTGCTGCTGGACCACAAATTGCGCGGTGCCTGTGCGTCGGGAACGGCAAAAAGCTTAATGTCTTCCGCGAGAATCGGCTCCCCCGCTTCAATATCCCGCACGGTCACCCATGCCTGCGCCCCCGACTCCCATTGCTGGAGAAGCTCGGCTTCTTTTTGCTCGAAGGCTGCTGTAAACTTCGCTTCGATCTCCGCTTTGGTGTCGTTTAGCGTAATGAGGCTGTAAATCACGTATCCCCCAAACAGCAGGCCTGCTGCACCCGCACCAATCAAGCCAGCATAAATCCGTTGTCGGCTTTGCTTTCGTAATTTGGACAAAAAAGGCTCTCCTTTCCCTTAATTGCATGTTCTGCTTTGGAATTGATCGTCATTTCTTGATGATCTCAGCTTGCTTCACCACACTTCATCCT contains the following coding sequences:
- a CDS encoding SAF domain-containing protein, coding for MSKLRKQSRQRIYAGLIGAGAAGLLFGGYVIYSLITLNDTKAEIEAKFTAAFEQKEAELLQQWESGAQAWVTVRDIEAGEPILAEDIKLFAVPDAQAPRNLWSSSKQPEDQRAKIELKKGTAITTEMVYEDTPAPPDLRNRELQVVLLPSSLAQGDIIDVRIQFPTGQDYILLSKKKVERLNASTLWITMTEEEILSLSSAIVDAYLHKASIYALTYVEPQFQTAAIPTYPANQEVLKLLESDPNIVRRAEQELVRQVRSSLESSLAISAAAPSRSVEQDVAQSSVSYNNRPGAGERTDQSANVDPGSVFDQPADSGSAEEQQQRVLTGGQ